The Halichoerus grypus chromosome 9, mHalGry1.hap1.1, whole genome shotgun sequence genome has a window encoding:
- the LYRM2 gene encoding LYR motif-containing protein 2, whose translation MATSRLPPATLTLKQFMRRQQVLLLYRRILQAIREVPNDSDRKYLKDWAREEFKRNKSATQEDTIRMMITQGNMQLKELEKTLALAKS comes from the exons ATGGCCACTTCCCGCTTACCACCGGCGACGCTAACGCTAAAGCAG TTCATGAGAAGGCAACAAGTTCTCCTTCTCTACAGAAGGATTTTGCAAGCAATTCGGGAAGTGCCAAATGATTCTGATCGAAAATACCTGAAGGACTGGGCAAGGGAAgaattcaaaagaaacaaaagtgccACCCAAGAG GATACAATCCGGATGATGATTACTCAAGGCAATATGCAGCTCAAAGAGTTAGAAAAAACGCTTGCTTTGGCAAAATCTTAA